Sequence from the Argentina anserina chromosome 7, drPotAnse1.1, whole genome shotgun sequence genome:
AattaatttttcaaaatttttataTGGGCGAATATATCGCATTTTTCTGAGAGCGTGGTAGTTTTTGGATAATTTAGTGAACAACCGAGCTATTTTTTAAGgattttagaatgttttagaAACATGACAACTTACTTAAAGTCATAAAACAGACACATGGCGCATTTTCTGGCCGCATAAAGCCTTTTTCATATAATTGTAgatattctcaaactttaaaaatttctcatatataCATTGTCCGAAATATTCCCAAAAAATTACAACTCTCTCATAAGGATGCGATATGTTCACACGtgaatgaaaatttaaattttcagcCCCACGTGACAGAGCTAACCTTATGTAGGAAGAATGACACATAAGGTTAAGCGAGTAGATTGAGACCTAAAAGTTAATGAAAACTACTGAATTTTCTACAGTAGCCATATTTCACATTAGCGCTGACATCCTACGGTCGGTTTTCTAAAACTTCATTTCTTCAGTATAGTTGGTTTGGAAACATACACACGCATGAAACTTAAgaaacaagtcatgcaactaTAGGCCATGTTATGGTTCATCTGACTaagtttttaaaaaaataaaaacatgatcGTCAGATGTCATCTCGACGGCGAAATGTGTCTACAATTCAAGAGGTATGCCTTATTTATCATCATTCAGTCATAAAAGTAGCCATATCACATTTTTCTGAGAGCGTGGTAATTTTTGGAGAATTTAGTGAACAATCGAGCTATTTTTTAAGgattttagaatgttttaaaaaaatgacaaCTCACTTAAAGCCATAAAACTGACACATTGCGTATTTGTGGCCGCTTAAAGCCTTTTTCATATAATTGTATATATTCTCAAACTTcaaaaatttctcatatataGATACGGTGTCCGAAAAATTCTCCAAAAATTACAAATCTCTCACGCGGATGCGATATGTTGACACATGgatgaaaatttaaattttgacccCCACTTGACTTAGCTACCCTTATGTAGGAAGAATGACACATAAGGTTAAGCGAGTGGATCAAGACCTAAACTTTGATAAAAACTGCTGAATTTTCTACAGTAGCCATATTTCACATTAGTGGTGACATCCTACGGTCagttttataaaaattaatttattcaGTATAGTTGGTTTAGAAACATACACACTTGCATGAAACTTAAGAAACAAGTTATGCAACTATAGGCCATGTTATGGTTCATGTGActaagttaaaaaaaataaaaacatgaccGTCAGATGTCATCTCGACGGCGAATTGTGTCTACGACtcaaaaaatttataatttttgttaatattTAGATCTCGATCAAGAGGTATGCCTTATTTATCATCCTTCCGTCATAAAAGTAGCCATATCGCCCGACAATTAATTTCTCAAAATTTTTATATGGGCAAATATATTGCATTTTTCTGAGAGCGTGGTCATTTTTAGAGAATTTAGTGAACAACCGAGCTATTTTTAAGgattttagaatgttttagaAACATGACAACTCACTTAAAGCCATAAAACTGACACATGGCACATTTCTGGCCTCATAAAGCATTTTCATATAATTGTAGATATTCTCAAACTTcaaaaatttctcatatataGATACGGTGTCTGAAAAAATCCCCAAAAATTACAACTCTCTCACGTGGATGTGATATTTTCACACGTGAATGAGAATTTAAATTTTCACCCCCAAGTGACATAGCTACCCTTATGTAGGAAGAATGACGCATAAGGTTGGGCATTGGATTGAGATCTAAACGTTAATGAAAACTGCTAAATTTTCTACAATAGCTATATTTCAGATTAGTGTTGACATCCTACGGTCGGTTTTATAAAACCTTATTTCCTCAGTATAGTTGGTTTAGAAACACACATACTTTCATGAAATTTAAGAAACAAGTCATGGAACTATAGTAGCGATGTCATAATTCATGTGACTAtatttatcaaaatatatacctTTGGATGTCATCTTGACAATGAAATGTGTTTACAGCTCAAAAATCTTTAATTTTAGTTAATATTTGGGTGTCAATCAAGAGGTATGCATTATCTATCATCCTTTCATCATAAAAGTAGCTATATCACCCGATGATGaatttcttgaattttttATATGGGTGAATATATCACATTTTACTAAGAGTGGTAATTTTTGTAGAATTTTTAGAACACTCCAGCTATTTTCTAACACTTTTATAAAGTTTAGAAGTTAAAAACCcacttaaaattaaaaatctaCCATGTGACGTTGTCATAACCTCAtagaataatttttaaatgactttaattatttttagcTTTGAAAATTCCTTTTATATAACTGTTTAGCCTGAAAAATCACTGAAGATCACTATGTTCTCACAATGTTgttaattcaaaaaaaaaaagaatgagttACTTTATGTACTTGTAGCATTTATTAACAAATTTAACAGGAAAAAATAACAATTtattaaacaaaattataattataaattgaaTTAAATCCTAACTTTAAACCCATTCATATGACCAGAGACTCAAACCCGAATGCCCGAAACCTTAAAACCAAAACTCAACTCTCAATCCTTGCTCTGCCGTCCCTCGCCGCCAAGATCCTCTTCGACATTGGTCCAGATCCCGACTTTCGCTGCCCTTGATTACTTCATCTCTTCCTGCATCACATCCGCCACCAGAGTACACCACCTTTCGCCGCCACCAATTGAATATCTATTATGAAGTTCCCTCCACCGATCTCTTCCTCAGCTTCTCCCTCACCACCAAGAGGCGTAGCTCTTCCGACTACGAACTCGTCGTCCTTGACAGGGAGCACAACATCCAAAGTCATATCCTTGCTCCACGCCGCTGCCACTCTCCTACTCCAGGGCATCAactcctttttctcctttgattTCGTCGACAATCGACATCGAGCACAACCTTGGTTTTATTCTGCATCAAATATCAGAGATGCTGAAGGGAGCAACCTGATGCATGATCTCCCTTTTCTTAGCCTTGCACCCAATGATATCTGATAAAACCACAAACTCAGTTTACTCCATGTCTCCATTAGTTTTTGCAGGAAatgcaagtttttttttgagatgatCGATCTCAGCTTGAATTGATGAGAATTTGCTGTGGCCCAGAGATGATTTGTTTAATTTGTCAAACTTATTCATCCTCACTCGCCACCATTCTGCTCAAATAGAGGTTGATCTCAAATGATCAAAAGTTTGGTCCACGTGTTTAAATGAATGGCTAAGATGACCCATGTAGATACACGGCCCGTGTATTGAATAAGTTTCGGTAAGCTAATTATACATAAAGTAAAGCTCTTAAATTTTTTAACATTCTATGACAGTTTACTTAAACAAATAGAGAAATGTACTCGATCAGTACGAACTTCAATTCAAATGGGAGCTTCGAAAGTATCACATCATGCGGAAAAGCCTTGAACTAAGCAAAATAACCATAATTTTAGTTAGATCTGAGCTGAAGAATATCAAACTATAGTAGATTCACTAACATATACTtgactattgctttcattgaATCACCGTACCGAAAGATCTCTCACATTTCTTGAAGTTTATTGAAACACCAATTTGATGTACGTACTTTATTGCTCACAGCTGGAGTCATAGTTAACAGCTTCAAAATGAAGCCCTCCCACATATTTGAGCTACCCAAAGCAATCGAAGTTGTAAATTAAAAGTTCTTAAGGTACGCTCATATTCCTATGtaataacaaattttgttATACAAATTAAGGAAGGTCTAAGCAGAGATTCTAGAGCTGAGTTAGCAAGGATGCATGATTCACCGAATCTCGGGATCGTACGTACTAGGAAAATATATTCATGGGACAACATATCTCTTATTACTTGGACACAAAATCTGTTTGAAACTCCGATGTTCAATTAGAGGTGATGGACAAAAACTGAATATTCGGAGAGGGTTGCGCAAGTAAATTCAACGAGATGGTTCCTTCTCTATCCAAACCTGATCAAGAAATAAAAGCTCATATTCAACTTATACACGCATGCATTGAAATTGTCCATTGCTAGCTACTTCTTCTGCACGCGTACGCATCCATTTTAAATATAACCCTTCGCAGTTAGCACTTAGCATAACGAAAAGTCGATCGAAAACCAGTCTGATTGAGAATACGCAATAACTAAATAATATCAGGGctgatatatacatatattgttAGTACGGAAAAATTCATTGATATATTTCATCACCAACCTCTATTATTGGAAcaagaatgaaaaaatataGGTCGAAGATCGAACTTTAGTTCTTAGACCCAACTGAGTGCTTAGAGATGTGAAACTTTTGGAAGTGGTACTTGAGAATGTAAATTTTTAAGTTTGTggtgagaaattattatatatatccgCCAAATATTTCATGTGGCGTATtccttaatgttattggtccattttttatttaataattctttatgattggttcttatatataaataattttttgtcattttcacatgtgcatgttaattataccatgacgTAATATCATTAATTATGTATACCACATGACAGTAATGTAAcgggtacacagaataattatTCGGTCTGTCTTCTAATTTCTCATTGTCCTTGTACATTCAACTTCGTCACAAGCGCCACATTTACTGCGCATCGTGGTTTGGTTTAACCATAAGTCGTGCATGAGTGGATCCTCAACGCCTCACGTTTATTATCGTGGGTGACCGCCTCTGGCCATACTTTGCTTGTTGACCCCTTCTTTCTCATCTCGACTATCTAATTCAATCGCAATATTACTTGACCACTACATGGACAGTCCATTCAAAGCTCAATTCCTCCATGGCATAATTTAACCgtaaaccaaattcaccatcACTAGATTTGCTCAATTTCGCCATGCATAGATTTTCTGTTTTAGCTAGACCACGTACGTACGAGGTGATTCATTGTGACCCATTGCGTCATGGGTCAAGTCATCTGCTGCCTAATTTGTTATCGGATTAGAGCATATGGTGCACCGCGAGGCAATTTTATTTTGGTATGGCGCTTGCCAAATTATCTTATCCTCGAGGTGATACGTACCctttaatttgttttaaaaaaaaacttctttTATTCctatctgaaaattattccCCTCACATATATGCccctccatatatatatatatagtccctatccagagtgaagcttcactctgaaatttcagagtgaagttccaattttagcacacttttcggtcaaattttttttagcataagcgattcaatatttaggtatactattcaagatcatctctacaaaatttcatccaatttgacaatgatttgagctttcaaaattgagatttatatgaacggttcacgttgaacaattttaattcatttattgatttaatctaatttcaataccttaacgatgtccgaattagatgaaattttgcatagatgatcttgaatagcatacctaaatattgaatcgtttatggtgaaaaaatttgaccgaaaagtgtgtcaaattgaaacttcactctggatagggactgtacatatatatatatatatacagtccctatccagagtgaagcttcactctgaaattttagagtgaagttccaattttggcacacttttcagtcaatttttttcagcataagcgattcaatatttaggtatgttattcaatatcatctctataaagtttcatccaatttgataatgatttgagcttttaaaattgagatttacacgaacggttcacgttgaacagttttaattcattcattgatttaatctaatttcaataccttaacgatgtccgaattagatgaaattttgtagagatgatcttgaatagcatacctaaatattgaatcgcttatgctgaaaaaattggaccaaaaagtgtgccaaaattggaactttactctgaaatttcagagtgaagcttcactctggatatggactatatatatatatatatatagacacacactttcaaaactgcCAACAACAGTACCCCATTCCCCTTACGGAATAGCACATCAACATTAGCTTACTGAATGTAAACGAAGCTTTTATCTATCGATGATGGTTGTATTTTGCGACAAGCTTGAGTGTTCTAGGGAGCTagctatatatacaaaaattcCTTCATTTGGTTTCTGTACGGTAAGCGTGATTGCGTGAATGGAAATGACAGAGGGGTAAGTAGCGATTAGCGAATGCGGCAACCACGCATGTTATTGTCCGATCCAATATATTCAGGTCCATGTTATATCTAAACTTCAATGATGCATTCATGGAGCTACTGACTACGTACCCTACCTCGATCATAAGGATACAATGCATGGAGGGACGACCACCACGATGATAAACACGTAGAATTACAACAACTTTATATTTTCGATCTGAGATCCACTCGTCTCAAACTCAATCAGTAATGTGTAAAGAAGGGCAAAAAATTATAGATTATATCAGAAAAACTGCCAACAAATCATATGCGCGCGGGCGCAGGATCAAGTTCTCTTCATATCCAATCTTTAAACCGGTGAAGGATTAGATACGAGTGATTCAGTTATCTGTTGATCCTCAGATTCTTGCTTTGATGACTTCGGTTTCCAGTATATGAAATAGAGAATCAGCTGAGCAGTTCCGAGTAAAAATCCACTTCCATTTGGAATCTGCAGATAAATAATTCACCAGTcgcatatatataagtacgTAAAAGCATGCATATAGTACGTGAGCGATTAATTGTTTTCACCATGCAGGTTGTTATTTGATCGATGTTGGGTACTTAAGAACTTACTCCAACAAACAAGTCCTTTGCAAGAATGGCATACAGTGTCCAGACTCCTCCATTAAGGAAAAGGATGAAAGATAAAAGGAAGGGCATGTACTCCACACTCTTTAACGCCACAACAGTTTTCTGCACATTAGCACATACATTAATCAAAGGGAGAAGGGCTTAATTAGACAATAACTTTACTGTACTACTTAGAAGTAAAAGTATACCGAACATTAAAAATAGCTAGACTTTGCATAACTCTGAACCACGGATTTACCCAATTGAATGTCAACAAGTACTGAGATTTTGTACAGGCATATGTTGTCTTGATATATATCGTATTGTAAGTCTTACCATAGCTGAAAGAGGGGAAGCATATGCAATCATGCTGAAAATTACACACCAGATTCCAGCAACATCGATCCTTGTATCCCCGTCTAGCAGAAAGTGAGTAAGCAAAATCGTCACTCCTGGAAACGCCACATCGAGAACTACAACTAGTATGGCAGTCCTGATCTAAAATAGATCATATAACAATTTAAGAGGAGTAACTAGCTTGTACAATCTCAGATACTTCCACATTTATGAAAGCTGAACAGAATTGAAGGAAACCTTGTGACTTAGTACACGAACATACCTTCATCCTCGGAGGTGCAAAAAGTAGAAATATGGTGAGAAAAACAATCTCGACGGCAGCACCAAAAACATTGACAGTTGCTACGAGCACGCTGTTAGGCTTAATAAATCCATAGTAAACCCAGAAGTAGGCATTCAACAGTTTGCTAACATAAGGAATGCTCTCAAATTCCTCAGTCGACCTACGCTTGGCGATTCTCACAAATACATTTCTAAGGCaataattcaaaaaataaatctTAATTAGATGTTTAGATATGCATGCCACAAGTACACACCATgaaatcaacaacaacaaatcaaGCTAGACAAGACAGGTAGGCTAACTAACTTACGCAGGAGAAAGGTAGACTAATCCTGACATAATGTTGCCTGAAACATATATTCAGATGAAATATCAAGGAATATTCACTTTAATTACATCAATTAGTTTCAAGAAGATACTGAACACCACTACAACAGAAACTTAATTGGATTATTAAAGTTTACCTAGGACCCCAAAAATGGTGATCGAACTTATTGCCATGCTGAGGAACAATATGATCGAGATAGTTAACACCTTATTAGTCAATCCCCGCCAAGGAAAGTAAGACTTGAAGCAATGAAACTACACTAGCATATGGTAGGAGTATGAAAG
This genomic interval carries:
- the LOC126801637 gene encoding bidirectional sugar transporter SWEET17-like; this translates as MAISSITIFGVLGNIMSGLVYLSPANVFVRIAKRRSTEEFESIPYVSKLLNAYFWVYYGFIKPNSVLVATVNVFGAAVEIVFLTIFLLFAPPRMKIRTAILVVVLDVAFPGVTILLTHFLLDGDTRIDVAGIWCVIFSMIAYASPLSAMKTVVALKSVEYMPFLLSFILFLNGGVWTLYAILAKDLFVGIPNGSGFLLGTAQLILYFIYWKPKSSKQESEDQQITESLVSNPSPV